In a genomic window of Gossypium arboreum isolate Shixiya-1 chromosome 7, ASM2569848v2, whole genome shotgun sequence:
- the LOC108452937 gene encoding early nodulin-like protein 1: MAAKAFSRSITPSLVLLFIFLSFAQGKEIMVGGKTGAWKIPSSESDSLNKWAEKARFQIGDSLVWKYDGGKDSVLQVSKEDYTSCNTSNPIAEYKDGNTKVKLDKSGPYFFVSGAKGHCEQGQKMIVVVMSQKHRYIGISPAPSPVDFEGPAVAPTSGVSGLKAGLLVTGGVLVLGLF, translated from the exons ATGGCTGCTAAAGCTTTTTCAAGAAGTATAACTCCTTCTTTGGTGCTTTTGTTCATATTTTTAAGCTTTGCACAAGGTAAAGAAATCATGGTTGGTGGCAAAACAGGCGCTTGGAAGATACCTTCTTCTGAATCAGATTCTCTCAACAAATGGGCTGAAAAAGCTCGTTTCCAAATCGGCGACTCTCTCG TGTGGAAATATGATGGTGGTAAAGACTCGGTGCTTCAAGTGAGTAAGGAGGATTATACAAGTTGCAATACGTCGAACCCGATTGCAGAGTACAAAGATGGGAACACCAAGGTGAAGCTTGACAAGTCAGGACCATATTTCTTCGTGAGTGGAGCAAAGGGTCACTGCGAGCAAGGCCAGAAGATGATTGTGGTTGTGATGTCTCAAAAGCATAGGTACATTGGAATCTCTCCAGCACCTTCGCCGGTTGATTTTGAAGGTCCGGCCGTTGCTCCAACAAGCGGTGTTTCAGGGTTGAAGGCTGGTTTGTTGGTGACAGGGGGGGTTTTGGTTTTGGGGTTGTTTTGA